A part of Antechinus flavipes isolate AdamAnt ecotype Samford, QLD, Australia chromosome 6, AdamAnt_v2, whole genome shotgun sequence genomic DNA contains:
- the LOC127541244 gene encoding all-trans-retinol dehydrogenase [NAD(+)] ADH7: protein MSTAGKVIKCKAAVLWGVKQPFSIEEVEVAPPKAGEVRIKILATGICRTDDHVISGAMTTKFPVIVGHEAAGIVESIGEGVTTVKPGDKVIPLFLPQCGKCSSCINPNGNLCVKADVTGKGVLSDGTTRFTCRGKPVYHFMNTSTFSEYTVVEESSVAKIDAAAPPEKVCLIGCGFSTGYGAAVKTAQVTPGSTCAVFGLGGVGLSVIMGCKAAGASRIIGIDLNKDKFDKAKSVGATECINPKDYTKPINEVLSEMTNNSVGYTFEVVGRLETMIDALASCHMSYGTSVVVGAPPSSKMLTYDPMLLFTGRTWKGCVFGGWKSKDDIPKLVSDFMSKKFDLDQLITHVLPFNKVKEGFELLYKGESIRSVLLM from the exons GTAATCAAATGCAAAGCTGCTGTATTATGGGGCGTGAAACAACCTTTTTCTATTGAGGAAGTGGAAGTTGCCCCACCGAAAGCTGGTGAAGTTCGAATTAAG atCCTGGCCACAGGGATCTGCCGTACAGATGACCATGTAATCAGTGGAGCAATGACCACTAAGTTTCCCGTAATTGTGGGACATGAAGCAGCTGGGATTGTAGAGAGTATTGGGGAAGGTGTCACTACAGTGAAACCAG GAGATAAAGTCATCCCACTCTTTCTACCACAGTGTGGAAAATGTTCCTCCTGCATAAATCCTAATGGCAATTTGTGTGTGAAGGCTGA TGTTACAGGAAAGGGTGTTTTGTCAGATGGTACAACCAGATTTACCTGCAGAGGGAAACCCGTCTATCACTTCATGAACACTAGTACCTTCTCTGAATACACAGTGGTGGAGGAAAGTTCAGTGGCTAAAATTGATGCTGCTGCTCCTCCTGAGAAGGTGTGTTTGATTGGCTGTGGATTTTCCACTGGTTACGGGGCTGCAGTGAAAACTGCCCAG GTCACTCCTGGATCTACCTGTGCTGTCTTTGGGCTGGGAGGAGTTGGTCTCTCAGTTATTATGGGCTGTAAAGCAGCTGGTGCTTCCAGGATCATTGGAATTGACCTTAACAAAGACAAATTTGATAAAGCCAAGTCTGTAGGAGCCACTGAGTGCATCAACCCTAAGGACTACACAAAGCCCATCAATGAAGTACTGAGTGAAATGACTAACAACTCTGTCGGGTATACCTTTGAAGTTGTTGGGCGCCTTGAAACCATG ATTGATGCCCTGGCTTCCTGCCATATGAGCTATGGGACTAGTGTGGTGGTAGGAGCTCCTCCATCATCTAAAATGCTCACCTACGATCCCATGCTGCTATTCACTGGCCGCACCTGGAAAGGATGTGTTTTTGGAG gatGGAAAAGCAAAGATGACATCCCAAAACTAGTGTCTGACTTCATGTCAAAGAAATTTGACTTGGACCAGCTAATAACCCATGTTTTACCTTTTAATAAAGTCAAGGAAGGATTTGAGCTACTCTACAAAGGAGAAAG CATTCGATCAGTCCTTCTGATGTGA